One genomic region from Daphnia magna isolate NIES unplaced genomic scaffold, ASM2063170v1.1 Dm_contigs481, whole genome shotgun sequence encodes:
- the LOC123468987 gene encoding 97 kDa heat shock protein-like, which produces MLACTFDPALGGRSIDIAIAHQLAQGFNKPGSDVTKNKGSWIRLLAEVDKLKRQMSANVSALPINVECLIDERDFSAKMKRSDMEELCAPLFERVEKTLRRCLAESGLKQEDISEIELIGGSTRIPAVKSLIEQVFGKPPSTTLNQDECVARGAAIMAAMLSPSFKVREFSLTDLQPYAINLNWSGEDVEHGEMEVFPKFHSVPFSKILTFFRKSPFVFAASLNRFKKAYTAYNSGVAAYDHWTPEEAKKLELAIAEKVSWLDANISRVKATLKTKDLPIKAAAFHSEHQAFESSMNPVLNKPKPQPPAPPAEAAQSGKPEDAANGSTIVLPELIRGPQSRLHHAKLIGRASPTYIGWALRIENYC; this is translated from the exons ATGTTGGCCTGCACCTTCGATCCTGCCTTGGGAGGTCGCTCTATCGATATTGCCATCGCTCATCAATTGGCACAAGGATTTAACAAGCCAGGAAGCGATGTGACCAAAAACAAGGGTTCCTGGATTCGTCTCTTAGCTGAG GTTGATAAATTGAAACGTCAAATGTCTGCGAACGTCTCTGCCCTTCCTATTAACGTCGAATGCCTGATCGATGAAAGAGATTTCTCTGCAAAGATGAAAAG ATCCGACATGGAAGAGCTTTGCGCCCCTCTCTTCGAACGAGTTGAAAAAACATTGCGACGATGTCTTGCCGAATCGGGACTGAAACAGGAAGATATTTCTGAGATTGAACTTATTGGTGGCTCGACTCGTATCCCAGCTGTCAAATCACTAATCGAGCAGGTCTTTGGCAAACCACCCTCCACAACTCTGAATCAGGACGAATGCGTTGCCCGTGGCGCTGCTATTATGGCTGCCATGCTGTCTCCCAGTTTCAAGGTCCGTGAATTCTCTCTTACCGATCTTCAGCCCTATGCAATCAACTTGAATTGGAGCGGCGAAGACGTTGAGCACGG agAGATGGAAGTATTCCCCAAGTTTCACAGCGTTCCTTTCTCCAAGATTCTAACATTCTTCCGAAAGAGTCCTTTTGTGTTTGCTGCTTCGTTGAATCGTTTCAAGAAAGCGTACACTGCTTACAATAGCGGTGTTGCAGCCTACGATCACTGGACGCCCGAAGAAGCAAAGAAGTTGGAACTAGCAATTGCTGAAAAAGTTTCTTGGTTGGATGCCAACATCAGCCGTGTGAAGGCAACTCTTAAGACTAAGGACTTGCCTATTAAAGCCGCTGCCTTCCATAGCGAACACCAG GCTTTTGAAAGCAGCATGAATCCAGTTTTGAACAAACCCAAACCACAGCCTCCTGCCCCACCGGCTGAAGCTGCACAGTCGGGCAAGCCAGAGGATGCTGCCAACGGCTCAACAATAGTGCTCCCAGAATTGATCCGCGGACCACAGTCCCGACTCCATCATGCGAAATTAATTGGCCGTGCATCACCAACTTATATCGGATGGGCGCTCCGTATTGAAAACTATTGCTAA